One window from the genome of Mycolicibacterium gadium encodes:
- a CDS encoding TIGR03084 family metal-binding protein, translated as MAGAEPMVADLRAESDELDALVADLPAARWRESTPSPGWTISHQIAHLLWTDRVALTAVTDEAGFAVVLEEASKDPSGFVDAGAEELALTPPAELLADWRRTRGRLHDELLTVADGRKLPWFGPPMSAPSMATARLMETWAHGLDVADALGVDRPATARLKSIAHIGVRTRDFAFAVNGLAPPTDPFLVELRAPDGSTWSWGPDDAAQRVTGAAQDFCMLVTQRRPRSQLDVTATGADAERWLGIAQAFAGPPGPGRA; from the coding sequence ATGGCTGGTGCCGAGCCTATGGTCGCTGACCTGCGGGCCGAGAGCGACGAACTCGACGCGCTCGTGGCCGACCTTCCCGCCGCACGCTGGAGGGAGTCCACACCGTCGCCGGGGTGGACCATCTCCCACCAGATCGCGCACCTGTTGTGGACCGATCGCGTCGCACTCACCGCCGTCACGGACGAAGCCGGATTCGCCGTCGTCTTGGAGGAGGCGTCAAAGGATCCGTCGGGGTTCGTCGATGCGGGCGCCGAAGAGCTGGCGTTGACGCCGCCGGCCGAATTGCTGGCCGATTGGCGCCGCACCCGCGGCCGTCTGCACGACGAGCTGTTGACAGTGGCCGACGGACGCAAGCTGCCGTGGTTCGGTCCGCCGATGAGCGCGCCGTCGATGGCTACCGCGCGGCTGATGGAGACGTGGGCGCACGGTCTCGACGTCGCCGACGCGCTCGGTGTCGACCGACCCGCCACTGCACGCCTCAAGTCGATCGCCCACATCGGCGTGCGCACCCGCGATTTCGCCTTCGCGGTCAATGGCCTTGCGCCACCGACAGATCCGTTCCTCGTCGAGCTGCGCGCTCCGGACGGGTCGACGTGGTCGTGGGGACCGGACGACGCGGCGCAACGAGTCACCGGCGCGGCGCAGGACTTCTGCATGCTGGTCACGCAGCGCCGGCCACGGTCGCAGCTCGACGTGACGGCCACCGGCGCGGACGCCGAGCGGTGGCTCGGCATCGCGCAGGCGTTCGCCGGACCACCCGGACCGGGGCGGGCGTGA
- a CDS encoding MFS transporter, producing MVEARSPLALWHSVRALPEFRRLLELRLVSQFGDGLFAAGLAGGLLFSTERAATPWAIAGSFAVLYLPYSLLGPFAGALLDRWDRRLVLIGANIGRLLTVLVVAALLAASAHDLAILVAALIVNGFTRFVSSGLSAALPHVVPREQVVSMNSVATATGGAAAFLGAIFMLLPRWLFGANDVGASTIILIVAVPVALALWLSWRFPPHLLGPDDSKRAVHGSIVYAVATGWGHGARTVAAVPSVAATLAGLAAHRMVLGINSLLVLVLVRHADVDVPDVAGLGTTALFFAAVGTGQFLAAAVMPVAVARWGRYATANGALAIAAVIQVLGSGLQLPVMMVCGFLIGLAGQVVKLCADSAMQLDVDDALRGHVFTVQDALFWIAFILAVTACAAVIPPGGHQPALALAGAGIYLLGLAAHATLGRSQRHG from the coding sequence GTGGTCGAGGCACGTTCGCCGCTCGCCCTATGGCATTCGGTACGCGCCCTTCCCGAGTTTCGACGCCTGCTCGAGCTTCGGCTCGTCAGTCAGTTCGGTGACGGCCTTTTCGCCGCCGGACTGGCCGGCGGGCTGCTGTTCAGCACCGAACGGGCCGCGACGCCGTGGGCCATCGCCGGTTCGTTCGCGGTGCTGTATCTGCCGTACTCGCTGCTAGGCCCGTTCGCAGGCGCGCTGCTGGACCGATGGGACCGCCGCCTGGTGCTCATCGGCGCCAACATCGGGCGTCTGCTCACGGTGTTGGTCGTCGCCGCGCTGCTCGCGGCCAGCGCTCACGATCTGGCGATCCTGGTGGCCGCGCTGATCGTCAACGGCTTCACCCGATTCGTCTCCTCGGGTCTGTCGGCGGCGCTGCCGCACGTGGTGCCGCGAGAGCAGGTGGTGTCCATGAACTCGGTCGCCACCGCGACCGGCGGGGCCGCCGCCTTCCTCGGCGCCATCTTCATGCTCCTGCCGCGCTGGCTCTTCGGGGCAAACGACGTCGGCGCCTCGACGATCATCCTCATCGTCGCGGTGCCGGTGGCGCTCGCGCTGTGGCTGTCGTGGCGCTTCCCCCCGCATCTGCTCGGTCCCGACGACAGCAAACGCGCGGTCCACGGATCGATCGTGTACGCGGTGGCCACCGGTTGGGGACATGGCGCCCGCACGGTCGCGGCGGTGCCGTCGGTCGCCGCGACGCTCGCCGGGCTGGCGGCGCACCGCATGGTGCTCGGCATCAACAGCCTGCTGGTGCTCGTGCTCGTCCGGCACGCCGACGTCGACGTGCCCGACGTCGCGGGTCTGGGGACGACCGCGCTGTTCTTCGCGGCCGTCGGCACCGGACAGTTCCTGGCCGCCGCGGTCATGCCGGTCGCCGTCGCGCGGTGGGGCCGGTACGCGACGGCCAACGGGGCCTTGGCGATCGCCGCGGTGATTCAGGTACTGGGCTCCGGCCTGCAGCTGCCGGTGATGATGGTGTGCGGCTTCCTCATCGGACTGGCCGGCCAGGTGGTCAAGCTCTGCGCCGACAGCGCGATGCAGCTGGACGTCGACGACGCGCTACGCGGCCACGTGTTCACCGTCCAGGATGCGCTGTTCTGGATCGCATTCATCCTCGCGGTGACGGCGTGCGCCGCGGTGATTCCTCCTGGCGGTCACCAACCGGCGCTGGCCCTCGCGGGTGCCGGCATCTACCTGCTCGGCTTGGCCGCGCACGCCACGCTCGGGCGGAGCCAACGCCACGGCTAA
- a CDS encoding YqgE/AlgH family protein has product MAHSEDPEDFIAPAKHRVRAGTLLLANTDLLEPTFRRSVIYIVEHNDGGTLGVVLNRPSETAVYNVLPQWAKLATKPKTMFIGGPVKRDAALCLATLRVGMDPAGLPGLRHVQGRMVMVDLDADPDSIAPVVEGVRIFAGYSGWTIGQLEGEIERDDWIVLSALPTDVLSEPRMDLWARVLRRQPLPLSLLATHPIDISRN; this is encoded by the coding sequence ATGGCGCACTCAGAGGACCCGGAGGACTTCATAGCGCCTGCGAAACACCGGGTCCGCGCGGGCACACTGCTGCTCGCCAACACCGACCTGCTCGAGCCGACGTTCCGGCGCAGTGTCATCTACATCGTCGAGCACAACGACGGCGGCACGCTCGGTGTGGTGCTGAACCGGCCCAGCGAGACTGCCGTCTACAACGTGCTGCCGCAGTGGGCGAAGCTGGCCACCAAACCGAAGACCATGTTCATCGGGGGCCCGGTCAAGCGCGACGCCGCACTGTGCCTGGCGACCCTGCGGGTCGGTATGGACCCGGCCGGCCTGCCGGGGCTGCGGCACGTGCAGGGCCGCATGGTGATGGTGGATCTCGACGCCGACCCCGATTCGATCGCACCGGTGGTCGAAGGGGTGCGGATTTTCGCCGGCTACTCGGGGTGGACCATCGGTCAGCTGGAGGGTGAGATCGAGCGCGACGACTGGATTGTGCTGTCCGCGTTGCCAACTGACGTGCTCTCCGAGCCCCGGATGGATTTGTGGGCGCGGGTCCTGCGCCGTCAGCCGCTGCCGCTGTCGCTGCTCGCGACGCACCCGATCGATATCAGCCGCAACTGA
- a CDS encoding LpqN/LpqT family lipoprotein, producing the protein MNDNARRWRTPAISVAAATVGVLFFTGVPASAQPLQPVAPQPNPAVVSQTAATPNAALTPAAPNAALAVPSTPSAAVAPAMANPALTPASPVAAAAAPGGVTPPQVAAPAVLPITPANAGTLSDFFQSKGVAMEPQVSQNFKALNIVLPMPRGWAHVPDPNVPDAFAVIADRVGGNGLYSSNAQVVVYKLVGDFDPREAISHGFIDSQQLPAWRSTNGSIAEVAGLPTSTIEGTYRENSMTLDTSRRHIIATAGPDKYLVSLAVTTSVDQVVAAADATDAIVRGFKVSVPGATSPPGAPAPAPQGQPAAPAATAPATGLTG; encoded by the coding sequence ATGAACGACAACGCCCGACGCTGGAGGACTCCGGCTATCAGCGTGGCTGCGGCTACCGTCGGCGTCCTCTTCTTCACCGGCGTCCCCGCCTCGGCCCAGCCACTGCAGCCGGTCGCGCCGCAGCCCAATCCCGCCGTGGTATCGCAGACCGCGGCGACACCCAACGCCGCCCTCACCCCCGCCGCACCCAACGCCGCGCTCGCCGTCCCGTCGACACCGAGTGCCGCTGTCGCGCCGGCAATGGCCAACCCCGCCCTGACCCCGGCGTCGCCGGTCGCGGCCGCGGCCGCACCCGGTGGTGTCACTCCGCCTCAGGTCGCCGCCCCGGCGGTGCTCCCGATCACCCCCGCCAACGCGGGCACACTGTCGGACTTCTTCCAGTCCAAGGGCGTGGCGATGGAGCCTCAGGTCAGCCAGAACTTCAAGGCCCTCAACATCGTGCTGCCGATGCCGAGGGGCTGGGCACACGTGCCCGACCCGAATGTGCCCGACGCGTTCGCCGTGATCGCCGACCGCGTGGGCGGCAATGGCCTGTATTCCTCTAACGCCCAGGTCGTGGTGTACAAGCTGGTCGGCGACTTCGACCCGCGCGAGGCGATCAGCCACGGGTTCATCGACAGCCAGCAGCTTCCGGCCTGGCGGTCCACCAACGGGTCGATCGCCGAGGTCGCCGGGCTGCCGACATCGACGATCGAAGGCACCTACCGCGAGAACTCCATGACGCTGGACACGTCGCGCCGGCACATCATCGCCACCGCGGGTCCGGACAAATACCTGGTGTCGCTGGCGGTGACCACCAGCGTCGACCAGGTCGTCGCGGCGGCCGACGCCACCGACGCGATCGTGCGGGGCTTCAAGGTCAGCGTCCCCGGCGCAACCTCGCCCCCGGGCGCACCCGCTCCCGCACCGCAAGGTCAGCCGGCGGCGCCGGCCGCCACGGCTCCGGCCACTGGACTAACTGGATAA
- the leuS gene encoding leucine--tRNA ligase: MTESPDAGTDAPQHRYTAELAGQIERAWQQRWADSGTFNVPNPVGSLAEPDGGPVPADKMFVQDMFPYPSGEGLHVGHPLGYIATDVYARYYRMTGRNVLHALGFDAFGLPAEQYAIQTGTHPRTRTEANIVNFRRQLGRLGLGHDARRSFSTTDVDFYKWTQWIFLQIYNAWFDPAMDKARPITELIAEFDSGRRTLDDGRVWSELCAGERADVVDSYRLVYRADSLVNWCPGLGTVLANEEVTSDGRSDRGNFPVFRKRLRQWMMRITAYSDRLLDDLELLDWPDKVKTMQRNWIGRSTGAAVQFATEAGDIEVFTTRPDTLFGATYLVLAPEHELVDRLLAAQWPADADPRWTFGAATPAEAVGAYRATVAAKSDLERQENKTKTGVFLGAYATNPANSQQVPVFIADYVLLGYGTGAIMAVPGHDQRDWEFATTFGLPIIEVIAGGDISLQAYSGDGELVNSDYLNGLSVASAKEAITNRLVADGRGQARVEYKLRDWLFARQRYWGEPFPIVYDTDGRAHPLPESALPVELPDIPDYAPVQFDPDDADSEPSPPLGKATDWVHVELDLGDGLKPYTRDTNVMPQWAASSWYELRYTDPYNKEELCAKENEAYWMGPRPAEHGPDDPGGVDLYVGGVEHAVLHLLYCRFWHKVLYDLGHVSSREPYRRLVNQGYIQAFAYTDARGSYVPAAEVVERDGKFYWRAPDGEIEVFQEFGKIGKSLKNSVSPDEICDAYGADTLRVYEMSMGPLEASRPWATKDVVGAYRFLQRVWRLVVDEQTGAGRSAAHEALDDDTLRVLHRTIAGVSDDYTNLRNNTAAAKLIEYTNHLTKQGVTARAALEPLVLMVAPLAPHLAEELWRRLGHDTSLAHGPFPVADPRYLIEDTVELPVQVNGKVRGRITVPADADADALEAAALADAKVQEFLAGATPKKVIVVAGRLVNIVA; encoded by the coding sequence GTGACTGAATCGCCCGACGCCGGCACCGATGCCCCGCAGCACCGCTATACCGCGGAGCTGGCCGGGCAGATCGAGCGTGCCTGGCAGCAGCGCTGGGCGGACTCCGGGACGTTCAACGTGCCCAACCCGGTCGGCTCGCTGGCCGAGCCCGACGGCGGCCCTGTGCCGGCCGACAAGATGTTCGTGCAGGACATGTTCCCGTACCCGTCGGGGGAGGGTCTGCACGTCGGACATCCGCTCGGCTACATCGCCACCGACGTCTACGCGCGCTACTACCGGATGACCGGACGTAATGTGTTGCACGCGTTGGGTTTCGACGCGTTCGGCTTACCCGCCGAGCAGTACGCGATCCAGACCGGAACGCATCCGCGTACCCGAACCGAGGCCAACATCGTCAACTTCCGCCGCCAGCTGGGCAGGCTCGGGCTGGGGCACGATGCACGGCGAAGCTTCTCGACCACCGACGTCGACTTCTACAAGTGGACGCAGTGGATCTTCCTGCAGATCTACAACGCCTGGTTCGACCCGGCGATGGACAAAGCGCGGCCAATCACTGAGCTGATCGCCGAATTCGACTCGGGTAGAAGGACGTTGGATGATGGCCGGGTTTGGTCGGAGTTGTGCGCCGGCGAACGTGCTGATGTCGTCGACTCGTACCGACTGGTGTACCGGGCGGACTCGCTGGTCAACTGGTGCCCGGGTCTGGGGACGGTGCTGGCCAACGAGGAGGTCACCTCCGACGGGCGCAGTGACCGAGGCAACTTCCCGGTGTTCCGGAAACGCCTGCGGCAGTGGATGATGCGCATCACCGCCTACTCCGACCGGCTGCTCGACGATCTCGAATTGCTGGACTGGCCGGACAAGGTCAAGACCATGCAGCGCAACTGGATCGGCCGGTCCACCGGCGCGGCGGTCCAGTTCGCGACCGAAGCCGGTGACATCGAGGTGTTCACCACCAGGCCCGACACGTTGTTCGGCGCGACGTACCTGGTGCTGGCACCTGAACACGAGCTGGTCGACAGGCTCCTCGCCGCCCAGTGGCCCGCCGACGCCGACCCGCGCTGGACCTTCGGTGCGGCGACCCCCGCGGAGGCTGTCGGGGCCTACCGCGCGACCGTCGCGGCCAAGTCGGATCTGGAGCGTCAGGAGAACAAGACCAAGACCGGCGTGTTCCTCGGCGCGTATGCGACGAATCCAGCCAACAGCCAACAGGTTCCGGTGTTCATCGCCGATTATGTGCTGCTGGGATACGGCACCGGGGCCATCATGGCGGTGCCCGGTCACGATCAGCGCGACTGGGAGTTCGCCACGACGTTCGGTCTGCCGATCATCGAAGTGATTGCCGGCGGCGACATTTCGCTGCAGGCCTATTCCGGTGATGGTGAACTGGTCAACTCGGACTATCTGAACGGTCTGTCCGTCGCATCGGCGAAGGAGGCCATCACCAATCGGCTGGTCGCCGACGGGCGCGGGCAGGCCCGCGTCGAGTACAAGCTGCGCGACTGGTTGTTCGCGCGGCAACGGTACTGGGGCGAGCCGTTCCCGATCGTCTACGACACCGACGGCCGGGCGCATCCGTTGCCCGAATCCGCACTTCCCGTGGAGCTGCCCGACATTCCGGATTACGCCCCGGTGCAGTTCGATCCCGACGACGCCGACAGCGAGCCGTCGCCGCCGCTGGGCAAGGCGACCGACTGGGTGCACGTCGAATTGGATCTCGGCGACGGCCTCAAGCCCTACACCCGCGACACCAACGTCATGCCGCAGTGGGCGGCGAGTTCCTGGTACGAGTTGCGTTACACCGACCCGTACAACAAGGAAGAGCTGTGCGCCAAGGAGAACGAGGCCTACTGGATGGGGCCGCGGCCGGCCGAGCACGGGCCGGACGATCCTGGTGGCGTCGACCTGTACGTGGGTGGCGTCGAGCACGCGGTACTACATCTGCTCTACTGCCGCTTCTGGCACAAGGTGCTCTACGACCTCGGCCACGTGTCGTCGCGGGAGCCCTACCGCCGGCTGGTCAACCAGGGCTACATCCAGGCGTTCGCCTACACGGACGCGCGCGGTTCGTACGTACCTGCCGCCGAAGTCGTCGAACGCGACGGAAAGTTCTACTGGCGCGCACCCGACGGTGAGATCGAGGTGTTCCAGGAGTTCGGCAAGATCGGGAAGAGCCTGAAGAACTCGGTGTCGCCCGACGAGATCTGCGACGCGTACGGCGCGGACACGCTGCGGGTCTATGAGATGTCGATGGGCCCGTTGGAGGCGTCGCGGCCCTGGGCGACAAAGGATGTCGTCGGCGCGTACCGCTTCCTGCAACGGGTGTGGCGGTTGGTGGTCGACGAGCAGACCGGCGCCGGGCGCTCGGCTGCCCACGAGGCGTTGGACGACGACACCCTGCGGGTGTTGCACCGCACGATCGCCGGGGTGTCCGACGACTACACGAACCTGCGCAACAACACCGCCGCGGCGAAGCTGATCGAGTACACGAACCACTTGACCAAGCAGGGGGTGACGGCCCGGGCGGCGTTGGAGCCGCTGGTGCTGATGGTCGCGCCGTTGGCGCCGCATCTCGCCGAAGAACTGTGGCGGCGGCTGGGCCACGACACCTCGCTGGCGCATGGGCCGTTCCCGGTGGCCGACCCGCGGTACCTCATCGAGGACACCGTCGAACTGCCGGTACAGGTCAACGGCAAGGTCCGCGGACGCATCACCGTGCCCGCCGACGCCGATGCGGACGCGTTGGAGGCCGCGGCGCTCGCCGATGCGAAGGTGCAGGAGTTCCTCGCCGGCGCCACACCGAAAAAGGTGATCGTGGTGGCGGGCCGGCTGGTCAACATCGTCGCCTGA
- a CDS encoding type IV toxin-antitoxin system AbiEi family antitoxin domain-containing protein, with product MLKDLLREQDGVITLEQATKSGLSVQAVQRRVQSGDWMRCSRGVYFVDDRPFTSAARVRAAVWGYGERAIASGLTAAWWHGLTRFAPGIVEVTMPRTGHGRCHEKTRLRRRDLEPSDVTSIRGLRVTARPLTVREASINRRAGMSLMDGALQEDVELRELWRAQLRNKGRYGSPAARILLQAAGDGARSAAERLLVKLLREAGITGWRTNLPVAGYKVDVGFPAERLAIETDGWAFHSDSDAFQVDRKRQNDISVLGWQVLRFTWLDLTEYPQRVIAIIRRAISVREQSAGDRQSTEITINGGGRSPRGRARRGAR from the coding sequence ATGCTGAAGGATTTACTTCGAGAACAAGACGGCGTCATCACGCTCGAACAGGCGACCAAATCGGGCCTGAGTGTGCAGGCGGTGCAGCGTCGAGTGCAGTCAGGCGACTGGATGCGGTGTTCGCGGGGCGTCTACTTCGTCGACGATCGACCGTTCACCAGTGCTGCCCGAGTTCGAGCGGCGGTATGGGGCTATGGCGAACGGGCAATCGCCAGCGGGTTGACGGCCGCATGGTGGCACGGGCTGACGCGGTTTGCGCCCGGCATCGTCGAAGTGACGATGCCGCGCACGGGTCATGGCCGTTGTCATGAAAAGACTCGGTTGAGGCGACGAGATCTCGAACCGTCGGACGTCACGAGTATTCGAGGATTGCGCGTAACTGCAAGACCGCTGACGGTTCGCGAAGCATCGATTAATCGACGCGCGGGCATGTCGCTGATGGACGGAGCCCTCCAAGAGGACGTCGAACTCCGCGAACTCTGGCGCGCGCAATTGCGCAATAAGGGAAGGTACGGGTCGCCGGCTGCCCGGATTCTGCTCCAAGCTGCTGGCGACGGTGCACGGTCGGCTGCCGAACGTCTGCTGGTCAAACTGCTCAGGGAAGCAGGTATTACCGGTTGGCGCACCAACCTTCCCGTGGCCGGGTACAAGGTCGATGTCGGATTTCCGGCGGAACGACTCGCGATCGAGACGGACGGTTGGGCGTTCCACTCGGACTCGGATGCGTTTCAGGTCGATCGAAAACGACAGAACGACATCTCGGTGCTCGGCTGGCAGGTGCTGCGGTTCACGTGGCTGGACCTGACCGAGTATCCCCAGCGAGTCATCGCGATCATCCGAAGGGCGATTTCGGTGCGCGAACAGTCGGCGGGCGATCGTCAGAGCACCGAAATCACAATCAACGGGGGCGGACGATCACCTCGTGGACGTGCGCGTCGGGGGGCGCGTTGA
- a CDS encoding SDR family oxidoreductase — protein MPTAMITGASRGLGAAIASALAPTHTLFLAGRPSAELDAVAAEYGATTWPVDFGDLEAIEVAVEPIVELDVLIHNAGVAYPATVPDSTVDEWRSTMIVNVVGPVALTLPLLPALRAARGHVVFVNSGAGINASPGLASYTASKFALRGFADSLRNDEPSLRVTSVHPGRIATEMQEGLVAYEGREYDPSHYLSPETVAKVIADAVNAPPDAHVHEVIVRPR, from the coding sequence ATGCCGACGGCGATGATCACCGGGGCCTCGCGCGGGCTCGGTGCGGCCATCGCCAGCGCACTCGCACCCACCCATACGTTGTTCCTCGCGGGGCGGCCATCGGCGGAACTCGACGCCGTCGCCGCCGAGTACGGGGCTACCACCTGGCCGGTCGATTTCGGTGATCTCGAAGCCATCGAGGTCGCCGTCGAACCGATCGTCGAGCTGGACGTCCTGATCCACAACGCGGGTGTCGCGTACCCGGCCACCGTTCCCGACTCGACAGTCGACGAGTGGCGCTCCACAATGATCGTGAATGTCGTTGGCCCGGTGGCACTTACGCTACCGCTGCTGCCCGCACTGCGCGCCGCCAGAGGCCACGTCGTCTTCGTGAACTCCGGCGCGGGCATCAACGCCTCTCCCGGCCTGGCGTCCTACACCGCGAGCAAGTTCGCCCTACGCGGGTTCGCCGACTCCCTGCGCAACGACGAGCCGTCGCTGCGGGTGACCTCGGTGCACCCGGGCCGGATCGCGACCGAGATGCAGGAAGGTCTGGTCGCCTACGAGGGTCGCGAGTATGACCCGTCGCACTACCTGAGCCCCGAGACTGTCGCCAAAGTCATAGCCGACGCGGTCAACGCGCCCCCCGACGCGCACGTCCACGAGGTGATCGTCCGCCCCCGTTGA
- the ggh gene encoding glucosylglycerate hydrolase, whose translation MAHDSGFAPTQLAARAAYLLRGNDLGTMTTAAPLLYPHMWSWDAAFVAIGLAPLSVERAVVELDTLLSAQWANGMIPHIVFANGVDGYFPGPARWATSALAVNAPRNRHTSGITQPPVHAIAVQRILDHARSRGRSTRAVAEAFLDRRWDDLVRWHRWLAEARDPRSRGRVTMYHGWESGMDNSPRWDSAYANVVPGRLPEYQRADNAIVTDASQRPSDIEYDRYLWLLEEMKSARYDDELLPKVMSFAVEDVFVSAILAVACDVLAEIGEDYKRPRSDVRDLYAWAERFRRGVVETADERNGAARDYDVRAEKWVATETVAQFAPLLCGGLPHDKERALLRLLEGPRFCGHPDLKFALIPTTSPVSRDFRPREYWRGPVWPVTTWLFSWCFARRGWAERSLILRREGLRQVSDGTFAEYYEPFTGEPLGSMQQSWTAAAVLDWLG comes from the coding sequence ATGGCCCACGATTCCGGCTTCGCGCCGACGCAACTGGCGGCCCGCGCCGCGTATCTTCTGCGTGGCAACGACCTGGGCACCATGACGACGGCGGCGCCGCTGCTGTATCCGCATATGTGGAGCTGGGACGCCGCTTTCGTGGCGATCGGGCTGGCTCCGCTGAGCGTCGAACGCGCCGTGGTCGAGCTCGACACCCTGCTATCGGCGCAATGGGCCAACGGCATGATCCCGCACATCGTCTTCGCCAACGGCGTGGACGGATACTTCCCGGGACCGGCGCGGTGGGCCACGTCAGCGCTTGCCGTCAACGCCCCGCGCAACCGCCACACCTCGGGCATCACCCAGCCGCCGGTGCACGCGATCGCGGTGCAGCGCATCCTGGATCACGCCCGCAGTCGTGGCCGGTCGACCCGCGCCGTCGCCGAGGCCTTCCTCGACCGCCGGTGGGACGACTTGGTCCGGTGGCACCGCTGGCTCGCCGAGGCCCGCGACCCCAGATCGCGCGGCCGGGTCACGATGTACCACGGCTGGGAGTCCGGCATGGACAATTCGCCGCGGTGGGACAGCGCCTACGCCAACGTCGTCCCCGGCCGGCTGCCCGAATACCAGCGCGCAGACAACGCGATCGTCACCGACGCCAGCCAGCGGCCGTCGGACATCGAGTACGACCGCTACCTGTGGCTGCTCGAGGAGATGAAGTCGGCTCGTTACGACGACGAGCTGCTGCCCAAGGTGATGAGCTTCGCCGTCGAGGACGTGTTCGTATCGGCGATACTCGCCGTGGCGTGCGATGTGCTTGCCGAGATCGGCGAGGACTACAAGCGGCCCCGCTCCGACGTGCGGGACCTGTACGCCTGGGCCGAGCGGTTCCGCAGGGGCGTCGTTGAAACCGCCGACGAACGTAACGGCGCGGCAAGGGATTACGACGTGCGGGCTGAGAAATGGGTGGCCACCGAGACGGTCGCGCAGTTCGCGCCGCTGCTGTGTGGCGGGCTGCCGCACGACAAGGAGCGTGCCTTGCTGCGGCTGTTGGAAGGGCCGCGCTTCTGCGGGCATCCCGACCTGAAGTTCGCGCTGATTCCGACGACGTCGCCGGTGTCGCGCGACTTCCGCCCGCGCGAGTACTGGCGTGGGCCGGTCTGGCCGGTGACGACGTGGCTGTTCTCGTGGTGCTTCGCGCGCCGCGGCTGGGCGGAACGGTCGTTGATCCTTCGGCGCGAAGGGCTGCGACAGGTCAGCGACGGCACCTTCGCCGAGTACTACGAACCGTTCACCGGCGAACCGTTGGGCAGCATGCAGCAGTCATGGACCGCCGCGGCGGTGCTGGACTGGTTGGGCTGA
- a CDS encoding MarR family winged helix-turn-helix transcriptional regulator, producing MVETEPQVAELAGELQRVLSRVFSVLRRSDPSRDAATGDLTLAQLSILLTLLEQGPIRMTELAAHERVRTPTTTVAIRRLEKLGLVKRSRDPSDLRAVLVDITPEGLAQHQEALANRRAFLATLLAKLGPEDLETLSKALVPLERIAE from the coding sequence ATGGTGGAGACCGAACCGCAGGTCGCTGAGCTGGCCGGAGAGCTGCAGCGCGTCCTCTCCCGGGTGTTCTCCGTGCTCCGCCGGAGCGATCCCAGCCGGGACGCCGCCACCGGCGATCTGACCCTTGCCCAGTTGTCGATTCTGCTGACGCTGCTGGAGCAGGGACCGATCAGGATGACCGAACTCGCCGCGCACGAACGGGTGCGCACGCCCACGACGACGGTCGCGATCCGCCGGCTGGAGAAACTCGGGCTGGTGAAGCGCTCCCGCGATCCCTCCGACCTACGGGCGGTACTGGTCGACATCACCCCCGAGGGCCTGGCCCAGCATCAGGAAGCGCTGGCCAACCGGCGGGCATTCCTGGCCACGCTGCTCGCAAAGCTCGGACCCGAAGACCTCGAGACGCTGAGCAAGGCGCTGGTCCCGCTCGAGCGCATCGCCGAGTAG
- a CDS encoding amino acid ABC transporter ATP-binding protein yields the protein MTSPAEPVSLSANDIHLSFGPNAVLRGVEIDVPAGTTTAVIGPSGSGKSTLLRTLNRLYEPDRGDILLDGRSVLADNPDQLRQRIGMVFQQFNLFPHRSVLDNVTLAPRKLKRLDAEQARELGLAQLDRVGLRHKAAVRPSTLSGGQQQRVAIARALAMAPQVMFFDEATSALDPELVKGVLALIAELGADGMTMVVVTHEMGFAQSASDSVVFMDHGKVVESGSPDQVFGAAETDRLRRFLSQVL from the coding sequence ATGACCAGTCCTGCTGAGCCGGTCTCGTTGAGCGCCAACGATATTCATCTGTCGTTCGGTCCGAACGCGGTGCTGCGCGGTGTGGAGATCGACGTACCCGCGGGCACCACCACGGCGGTCATCGGGCCGTCGGGGTCGGGCAAGTCGACGTTGTTGCGGACGCTGAACCGGCTGTACGAGCCCGATCGCGGCGACATTCTGCTCGACGGCCGCTCGGTGCTGGCCGACAATCCGGACCAATTGCGGCAGCGCATCGGAATGGTCTTCCAACAGTTCAACCTCTTCCCGCACCGCAGCGTGCTGGACAACGTGACGCTGGCGCCGCGCAAGCTCAAGCGGCTCGACGCCGAGCAGGCGCGCGAACTCGGGTTGGCCCAACTGGATCGGGTCGGACTGAGGCACAAAGCCGCGGTCCGCCCGTCGACCCTGTCCGGCGGGCAGCAACAGCGGGTGGCGATCGCGCGGGCGCTGGCGATGGCGCCGCAGGTGATGTTCTTCGACGAAGCCACCTCCGCGCTGGACCCCGAGTTGGTGAAAGGTGTGTTGGCGCTCATCGCCGAGCTCGGCGCCGACGGCATGACGATGGTCGTCGTCACCCACGAAATGGGCTTCGCCCAGTCGGCGTCGGATTCCGTGGTGTTCATGGACCACGGGAAGGTCGTCGAGTCCGGTTCCCCCGACCAGGTGTTCGGGGCCGCCGAGACGGACCGGCTACGGCGCTTCCTTTCGCAAGTTCTCTGA